CCAGGGCCTGAACACCAAGGTTGCGCAGGTGGTGGCACACGAGCTGGGCGTGGCCTTCGAGAATGTGCGCGTGACGGCCACCGATACCAGCAAGGTGGCCAACACCTCGGCCACGGCGGCTTCGACGGGGGCCGACCTCAACGGCAAGGCCGCACAGGATGCCGCACGTCAGCTGCGCGAACGTCTGGCCGAATGCGCAGCACGCCTGCATGGCGGCGATGCCCATGACGTGCGCTTTGCCAACAATGCGGTGCAGGTCAATGGCCAGAATGTGCCGTTTGCCGAGCTGGTGCGCGCCGCCTATCTGCAGCGTGTGCAGCTGTGGTCGGATGGCTTCTATGCCACGCCCGGCCTGCACTGGGATGGCAAGCGCATGAAGGGCCACCCCTTCTTCTACTTTGCCTATGGCGCCGCCGTCAGCGAAGTGGTCATCGATACGCTGACGGGCGAATGGAAGCTGTTGCGCGCCGATGTGCTGCATGATGTGGGGCGCTCGCTGAACCCCGCCGTCGATGTGGGCCAGGTGGAGGGAGCCTTCATTCAGGGCATGGGCTGGCTGACCACCGAAGAGCTGGTCTGGCATCCGCAAACCGGAAAGCTCACGACCCATGCGCCCAGCACCTACAAGATTCCTACGGCCAATGACTGCCCGCCGGTCTTCAATGTGCGTCTGTTCGAGGGCGATAACTATGAAGACTCCATCCACCGCAGCAAGGCCGTGGGCGAGCCCCCGCTGCTGCTGCCGTTCTCGGTGTTCTTCGCGATTCGCGATGCGGTGTCGGCCGCCGGCGAGCACCGCATGAACCCTCCACTGCAGGCGCCTGCCACGTCAGAAGCCATCCTGCGCGCAGTGGAAGCCGTTCAAGGGCACACTGGCTAGTTTTTCCTCACAGGTGTTGTCGCCTTGCGGGGCGGCAGCCATTCTGAGTCATGGCTGTTTGCCGCGGGGCAAGGCCATGTGCTGCGCCGCTCATTTGGCGGCGCAGGACTGGGCGCGTTCCTCGCGTTGCGCCTCGCATGCAAAACAACACGGAGACTATGCAATGAACTGGACAGAGCGGATATTCAAACTCAGGGAGCACAACACCAATGTGCGCACGGAACTGGTCGCAGGCCTGACGACCTTTCTTTCAATGGCCTACATCATGTTCGTCAACCCCTCCATTCTGGGGGATGCGGGCATGCCAAAAGGCTCGGTCTTTGTCGCCACCTGCCTGATCGCAGCGCTGGGATCGACCATCATGGCGCTGTATGCGAACTACCCGATCGCGTTGGCGCCGGGCATGGGGCTGAACGCCTATTTTGCCTACGTGGTGGTGCTCAAGATGGGCTATACGTGGGAGGCTGCCCTGGGTGCGGTGTTCGTCTCGGGATGTCTGTTCCTGATCTGCACGATGCTGGGCTTGCGTGAGCTAATCATCAAGGGCATACCGCAGTCCATACGCGTTTCCATCACCGTGGGTCTGGGTCTTTTCCTGGCGCTGATCGCGCTCAAGACCGCCGGTGTGGTTGCTGCCGACCAGAACACCTATGTGACGCTGGGCGATCTGCACAAGCCCGAGGTCATCATGGCGCTGCTGGGCTTTTTGCTGATCGTGGTGCTGGACCGCCTCAAGGTGCCGGGTGCCTTGCTGATCGGCATTCTGGCCGTGACCGTGGCCTCGTTCTTCTTCGGCGGCAACACCTTCCACGGCATCTTCTCGGCACCTCCCTCCATCGAGCCCACTTTCATGAAGCTCGACATCAAGACGGCGCTGACCACGGGCTTCCTCAATGTGGTGCTGGTGTTCTTCCTGGTGGAACTGTTCGATGCCACCGGCACGCTGATGGGCGTGGCGCGTCGCGCCGGTCTGCTGGTGCCTGAGCGCATGGGGCGTTTCAACCGCTCGCTGCTGGCCGATTCGGGCGCGATTTTCGTGGGCTCCATCCTGGGTACCTCCAGCACCACCGCCTATGTGGAGAGCGCTGCCGGTGTGCAGGCTGGCGGTCGTACCGGTCTGACGGCTCTCACGGTTGCCATGCTCTTCCTGGCCTGTTTGTTCATCGCGCCGCTGGCCGGTGTGGTGCCCGGCTATGCCACTGCACCTGCGCTGCTGTTCGTGGCCTGCCTGATGCTGCGTGACCTGACGGAAGTGCAGTGGGATGAAACCACCGAAGCCATACCGGCAGTCGTCACCGCGCTGATGATGCCTTTCACCTACTCCATTGCCAACGGTCTGGCCTTCGGCTTCATCACCTATGCCGTACTCAAGCTGTGCACGGGCAAGGTCAAGGAGGTGCACTGGATCATGTGGGTGATTGCTGCCCTGTTCCTGTTCAAGTTCATCTACGTCGGCGGTCACTGAGCGCTCATGCGCTGATCGAGCCTGGCTGTAATCTGTGCCGGGCCATGTCAGTCGGAGGAGAGGCCGGCTGACATGGTTCGCTGGAGCACGCCAGGCATGAAATCACAGATGCAACAAGCAGTCCGACTTCTGGTGGGGTCGGGCTGTTTTGCATTGTGAATGGCAAGACATTTGCAAGCATGTCATCCGAGCATGTGTTGACCGCCAGACACCCAGGCCCCAGGCGGCCGGCCATTTCCCCAAGCTTCAACAACATTGATTTCATGAGCATATTGCTGAATCAAAGCTTGTTGCGCGCTTTGCGGGTGGCGGAATTCAACTTGTGCAGTCTTAAGTGCTTGGCAGCACAGTGAAATTCATGTGAGGCCGGTGATCTGGCTCAGGCGCTCGGATGAGTTGGTTGTTTCCAAATTTGAAATCAATATTTTTTGATCTGTCGACTGCTCCCTAGCATCCGTCCCATTGCATACATGGGAGATGGAAGTGGACAAGCGTGGATTCCTGCTGGCAGGGCCTTCATTGCTGGCAGTGGCTGCCATGGGCGCCGCCGGTGTTGCACGTGCTGCGGCAGACGCCAGGACCAGGCTGGTTGTCGCTGACCAGAGCGAGCTGATTCGCCATCTGCTGGATGCCAGCGGTGAACGCAAGAAGACCGGTTTTCAGCTGGAGCTGCCCAATTTTGCCGGCGGTCCGGCCATTTTCGAGGCCATCCGCGCCGGAGCGCTGGACATGGCTTATGTGGGAGATACGCCTCCCATCCAGGCGCGGGCCGCAGGCGTGAACCTGCCCATCATCGCGACCTTCACCCGCGCCAGGGCGGAATATCGTTTGCTCCAGCATGCCGGTGCCGGGGTGGAGCGCCTGAGCGATCTGCGCGGCAAGCGCGTGAGCTATGTGGAAGGCTCGGGGCGCCAGGTGTTCCTGATCGAGGCCCTGAACCGAGCGGGCCTGACGCTCAAGGATGTCACGCTGGTGCATCTGCGCGTGGCCGAGCTCAACGATGCCTTGCGGGCCCGTGCCGTCGATGTCGCCACCATTTCCGAGCCGCATGTCACGAGGCTGTCCAGGCAGATTGGAGCGCGCGTGGTGCCCGATCCGCTGGAGCGCCAGCTGCTGCCGTCCACCTCCTATATCTATGCCCGCCCCGAGGTGCTGGCCGATCCGCAAAAGGCCGAGGCCATCCGCGAGTTCCTGGCCTCTTTCGTGCGCGCGGGGCGCTGGAGCAATACCCATCGCAAGGAATGGGAGCAGCATTACCTGCGCAATTTCCAGCGTCTCGATGCCGAGAGCGCGGCGGCCATACAGGCGGCACAGGCCCCGCTGGAGTTTCAGACGGCGGCGCAGGCAGTGCCTCACCATCAGAAGCTCATCGACATCCTGCACAGCGCCGGCAGTCTGCCACGGCGTCTGGACGCCAGGGACTCCTTTCTGGCCAGCTATGACGGCGTGATCGTCGCCAATCGCTGAGGAGCTGCCGTGATGACACCGATTCCTCTGGAAGCGCGCGTGGCTGGCTGGCAGTCTCAGGCCGCGCCGCTTGCCACACCAGACCGCAAAGCCCCGGCACTGGTGCCGGCCCGCTTGTCGCCGGGCATGCTGCTGGCCGGGCCGGTCCTGTTGTTGCTGGTGTGGGAGGCTGCATCGCGCCTGGGTTATCTCTCGCCCGAGACGCTGACCGCACCGTCGCAGGCCCTGCGTACTGGCTACGAAATGGTGCTCGATGGCAGCCTGCTGCCGCATCTGCTGGCTTCGGCCGGGCGCGCCTACACGGGACTGTTTCTGGGCATCGTGGTAGGCGTGCTGCTGGCGCTGGCCGCCGGGCTGAGTCGCAGCGGCGAGGCCCTGATCGATGGCCTGGTGCAGATCAAGCGGGCCGTTCCCACGCTGGCGCTGATTCCGCTGGCCATCATCTGGCTGGGCATAGGCGAGGCGATGAAAGTCTTCCTCATCTTCACCGCCGTGCTGATTCCCATCTATATCAACACGCATGCAGCGCTGCGCAGCATAGACATCGGTCATGTGGAGCTGGCGCAGACGCTGGGACTGTCGCGTGCCGAGTTCATCCGCAAGGTGGCCCTGCCGGGTGCCTTGCCAGGCTTTTTTGTCGGCCTGCGCATGGCGGTCTCGCTGTGCTGGACGGCGCTGGTGGTGCTGGAGCTGATCAACACTCAGACCGGCATCGGCTATCTGATGAACCGTGCGCGCGACTGGGGGCAGACCGATGTGATCGTGGTGGGCATTCTGATCTACGCGCTGCTGGGTCTGCTCTCCGACGCCGCGGTGCGGCGTCTGGAGGCGCATGTGCTGTCCTACCGGAGGTCGCTGGGATCATGAGCAATCCATCATTGACCGGCTTCGTGAACCTGCGCGGCTTCAGTCGAAGCTTTCATGGCAAACAGGTGCTCGACGACCTCCATCTCGATATCGCCCCAGGGCAGTTCGTGGCATTGCTGGGGGAGTCGGGCTCGGGCAAGACCACGCTGTTGCGCGCATTGGCCGGTCTGGATGCAGAGGCTCGGAGTTCGGGGACGGCGGTTGCGCATGGCAATGTGTCCGTGCTGTTCCAGGACTCGCGCCTGCTGCCCTGGCTGACGGTGCTGGATAACCTGACGCTGGGGCTGGACGCGCAGGCTGCCCGGCCTGCCGCAGCTCAGTTGCTGCGCGAGGTGGGTCTGGCAGACAAGGCCGCTGCCTGGCCCGCCACCTTGTCGGGTGGGCAAAAGCAGCGCGCGGCATTGGCTCGCTCCTTGCTGCGAGAACCCCATGTGCTGCTGGCCGACGAGCCTTTTGGCGCCCTCGATGCGCTGACCCGCCTGCGCATGCAGGGC
This region of Comamonas thiooxydans genomic DNA includes:
- a CDS encoding NCS2 family permease, translated to MNWTERIFKLREHNTNVRTELVAGLTTFLSMAYIMFVNPSILGDAGMPKGSVFVATCLIAALGSTIMALYANYPIALAPGMGLNAYFAYVVVLKMGYTWEAALGAVFVSGCLFLICTMLGLRELIIKGIPQSIRVSITVGLGLFLALIALKTAGVVAADQNTYVTLGDLHKPEVIMALLGFLLIVVLDRLKVPGALLIGILAVTVASFFFGGNTFHGIFSAPPSIEPTFMKLDIKTALTTGFLNVVLVFFLVELFDATGTLMGVARRAGLLVPERMGRFNRSLLADSGAIFVGSILGTSSTTAYVESAAGVQAGGRTGLTALTVAMLFLACLFIAPLAGVVPGYATAPALLFVACLMLRDLTEVQWDETTEAIPAVVTALMMPFTYSIANGLAFGFITYAVLKLCTGKVKEVHWIMWVIAALFLFKFIYVGGH
- a CDS encoding ABC transporter substrate-binding protein — protein: MEVDKRGFLLAGPSLLAVAAMGAAGVARAAADARTRLVVADQSELIRHLLDASGERKKTGFQLELPNFAGGPAIFEAIRAGALDMAYVGDTPPIQARAAGVNLPIIATFTRARAEYRLLQHAGAGVERLSDLRGKRVSYVEGSGRQVFLIEALNRAGLTLKDVTLVHLRVAELNDALRARAVDVATISEPHVTRLSRQIGARVVPDPLERQLLPSTSYIYARPEVLADPQKAEAIREFLASFVRAGRWSNTHRKEWEQHYLRNFQRLDAESAAAIQAAQAPLEFQTAAQAVPHHQKLIDILHSAGSLPRRLDARDSFLASYDGVIVANR
- a CDS encoding ABC transporter permease, translating into MTPIPLEARVAGWQSQAAPLATPDRKAPALVPARLSPGMLLAGPVLLLLVWEAASRLGYLSPETLTAPSQALRTGYEMVLDGSLLPHLLASAGRAYTGLFLGIVVGVLLALAAGLSRSGEALIDGLVQIKRAVPTLALIPLAIIWLGIGEAMKVFLIFTAVLIPIYINTHAALRSIDIGHVELAQTLGLSRAEFIRKVALPGALPGFFVGLRMAVSLCWTALVVLELINTQTGIGYLMNRARDWGQTDVIVVGILIYALLGLLSDAAVRRLEAHVLSYRRSLGS
- a CDS encoding ABC transporter ATP-binding protein, with the translated sequence MSNPSLTGFVNLRGFSRSFHGKQVLDDLHLDIAPGQFVALLGESGSGKTTLLRALAGLDAEARSSGTAVAHGNVSVLFQDSRLLPWLTVLDNLTLGLDAQAARPAAAQLLREVGLADKAAAWPATLSGGQKQRAALARSLLREPHVLLADEPFGALDALTRLRMQGLLRRMVERIRPTVILVTHDVDESLLLADRILVLRDGKIAEDHALDLAHPRRPDHPAFMQLRTTLLRSLGVEAEFA